One Pogoniulus pusillus isolate bPogPus1 chromosome 10, bPogPus1.pri, whole genome shotgun sequence genomic window carries:
- the ABCE1 gene encoding ATP-binding cassette sub-family E member 1, with the protein MADKLTRIAIVNHDKCKPKKCRQECKKSCPVVRMGKLCIEVASQSKIAWISETLCIGCGICIKKCPFGALSIVNLPSNLEKETTHRYCANAFKLHRLPIPRPGEVLGLVGTNGIGKSTALKILAGKQKPNLGKYDDPPDWQEILTYFRGSELQNYFTKILEDDLKAIIKPQYVDQIPKAAKGTVGSILDRKDETKTQTVVCQQLDLTHLKERNVEDLSGGELQRFACAVVCIQKADIFMFDEPSSYLDVKQRLKAAITIRSLINPDRYIIVVEHDLSVLDYLSDFICCLYGVPSAYGVVTMPFSVREGINIFLDGYVPTENLRFRDASLVFKVAETANEEEVKKMCMYKYPGMKKKMGEFELSIVAGEFTDSEIMVMLGENGTGKTTFIRMLAGRLTPDEGGEVPVLNVSYKPQKISPKSTGSVRQLLHEKIRDAYTHPQFVTDVMKPLQIENIIDQEVQTLSGGELQRVALALCLGKPADVYLIDEPSAYLDSEQRLMAARVIKRFILHAKKTAFVVEHDFIMATYLADRVIVFDGIPSKNTLANSPQTLLAGMNKFLSQLEITFRRDPNNYRPRINKLNSIKDVEQKKSGNYFFLDD; encoded by the exons ATGGCAGACAAGTTAACAAGAATTGCTATTGTCAACCATGACAAGTGTAAGCCAAAGAAATGCCGTCAAGAATGCAAGAAGAGTTGTCCTGTGGTTCGAATGG GAAAACTTTGCATAGAAGTCGCATCACAGAGCAAAATCGCATGGATCTCAGAAACACTCTGCATTGGTTGTGGTATTTGCATCAAG AAATGTCCTTTTGGAGCCTTGTCAATTGTTAACTTACCCAGCAACCTGGAGAAAGAAACAACACATAGATACTGTGCCAATGCCTTCAAACTTCACAG GTTGCCTATCCCTCGTCCAGGGGAAGTGCTGGGATTGGTTGGAACCAATGGTATTGGAAAATCAACTGCCTTGAAAATTCTAGCAGGAAAACAGAAGCCAAATCTTGGAAAATATGAT GATCCACCTGACTGGCAAGAAATTTTGACTTATTTCCGAGGATCTGAATTGCAAAACTATTTTACCAAGATCTTGGAAGATGACTTAAAAGCTATCATTAAACCTCAGTATGTGGACCAGATTCCTAAAGCTGCAAAG GGTACAGTGGGATCAATTCTGGATAGGAAGGATGAAACTAAAACGCAAACTGTTGTATGTCAGCAGCTTG ACTTAACCCatctgaaagaaagaaatgttgaGGACCTTTCAGGAGGAGAGCTTCAGAGATTCGCTTGCGCAGTGGTTTGCATTCAGAAGGCTGATAT ATTCATGTTTGATGAACCTTCAAGCTACCTGGATGTCAAGCAGCGCTTGAAGGCTGCCATTACTATTCGATCTCTAATAAACCCTGACAG GTACATTATTGTTGTAGAGCATGATCTAAGTGTGTTAGATTATCTCTCTGACTTTATCTGCTGCCTGTATGGTGTGCCAAGTGCTTACGGCGTCGTCACTATGCCTTTCAGCGTAAGAGAAG GCATAAACATTTTCTTAGATGGCTATGTCCCAACAGAAAATCTGAGGTTTCGAGATGCATCTCTGGTGTTCAAGGTGGCTGAGACAGCTAATGAGGAGGAGGTTAAAAAGATGTGTATGTACAAATACCCAGGAATGAAAAAGAAGATGGGAGAATTTGAACTGTCCATAGTAGCTGGAGAATTTACTGACTCTGAAATTATGGTGATGTTAGGAGAAAATG GAACTGGCAAAACTACTTTCATTCGAATGCTTGCAGGAAGACTGACACCTGATGAAGGAG GTGAGGTTCCAGTTCTAAATGTCAGCTACAAACCACAGAAGATCAGTCCTAAATCTACA GGAAGCGTCCGTCAGCTGCTGCACGAGAAGATCAGAGATGCCTACACACACCCCCAGTTTGTAACTGATGTGATGAAACCTCTTCAAATAGAAAACATCATTGACCAGGAG GTCCAGACGCTGTCTGGTGGTGAGTTGCAGCGCGTTGCATTAGCTCTTTGTCTCGGCAAGCCTGCAGACGTCTACTTGATCGACGAACCCTCAGCCTACCTAGACTCTGAGCAGCGTCTGATGGCTGCTCGAGTCATCAAGCG TTTCATTCTCCATGCTAAAAAGACAGCTTTTGTGGTAGAACACGATTTTATCATGGCCACCTATCTTGCAGATCGGGTGATTGTGTTTGATGGCATCCCTTCCAAGAACACACTTGCCAACAG TCCTCAGACTCTTTTGGCTGGAATGAATAAGTTTTTATCTCAACTTGAAATCACTTTTAGAAGAGACCCCAACAATTACAGACCAAGAATAAACAAACTCAACTCTATCAAG GATGTGGAACAAAAGAAGAGTGGAAACTACTTTTTCCTGGATGACTAA
- the LOC135179065 gene encoding keratin, type I cytoskeletal 9-like, which produces MSQLPRPAALTAGSSVQWDRGHRGLALSGPGARRPAAPLHRLQTSCAPSAALLCRSFKLGAPAHAPVAGRGASPLSGGSLSGLGGGRPGGPLSGSLSGSFSGSLSGLGGGRPGGPLSGPLSGSGGGRPGGPLSGSLSGLGGGRPGGPLSGSLSGGPLSGLGGGRPGSSLSGSLSGLGGGRPGGPLSGSLSGSSLSGLGGGRPGSSLSGGPLSGLGGGRPGGPLSGSLSGLGGGRPGGPLSGSLSGGPLSGLGGGRPGSSLSGSLSGLGGGRPGGPLSGSLSGSSLSGLGGGRPGSSLSGGPLSGLGGGRPGGPLSGGSLSGPGEGRSLPACCPL; this is translated from the exons ATGTCCCAGCTGCCGCGGCCTGCCGCCCTCACCGCGGGGAGCTCCGTGCAGTGGGACCGGGGCCACCGCGGCCTCGCACTGAGCGG CCCGGGAGCGCGCCGCCCCGCCGCCCCGCTTCACCGGCTACAAACGAGCTGCGCTCCCTccgctgccctcctctgccgcTCCTTTAAACTGGGGGCGCCCGCGCACGCGCCTGTTGCGGGGCGCGGCGCGAGCCCCCTCAGCGGCGGCTCCCTCAGCGGCCTGGGCGGGGGACGGCCCGGCGGCCCCCTCAGCGGCTCCCTCAGCGGCTCCTTCAGCGGCTCCCTCAGCGGCCTGGGCGGGGGACGGCCCGGCGGCCCCCTCAGCGGCCCCCTCAGCGGCTCGGGCGGGGGACGGCCCGGCGGCCCCCTCAGCGGCTCCCTCAGCGGCCTGGGCGGGGGACGGCCCGGCGGCCCCCTCAGCGGCTCCCTCAGCGGCGGCCCCCTCAGCGGCCTGGGCGGGGGACGGCCCGGCAGCTCCCTCAGCGGCTCCCTCAGCGGCCTGGGCGGGGGACGGCCCGGCGGCCCCCTCAGCGGCTCCCTCAGCGGCAGCTCCCTCAGCGGCCTGGGCGGGGGACGGCCCGGCAGCTCCCTCAGCGGCGGCCCCCTCAGCGGCCTGGGCGGGGGACGGCCCGGCGGCCCCCTCAGCGGCTCCCTCAGCGGCCTGGGCGGGGGACGGCCCGGCGGCCCCCTCAGCGGCTCCCTCAGCGGCGGCCCCCTCAGCGGCCTGGGCGGGGGACGGCCCGGCAGCTCCCTCAGCGGCTCCCTCAGCGGCCTGGGCGGGGGACGGCCCGGCGGCCCCCTCAGCGGCTCCCTCAGCGGCAGCTCCCTCAGCGGCCTGGGCGGGGGACGGCCCGGCAGCTCCCTCAGCGGCGGCCCCCTCAGCGGCCTGGGCGGGGGACGGCCCGGCGGCCCCCTCAGCGGCGGCTCCCTCAGCGGCCCGGGCGAGGGACGGTCGCTTCCTGCCTGTTGCCCGCTCTGA
- the ANAPC10 gene encoding anaphase-promoting complex subunit 10 isoform X2: protein MTTPNKTPPGADPKQLERTGTVREIGSQAVWSLSSCKPGFGVDQLRDDNLETYWQSDGSQPHLVNIQFRRKTTVKTLCIYADYKSDESYTPSKISVRVGNNFHNLQEIRCPVVVMKRLDLGVF from the exons ATGACTACCCCAAACAAGACACCACCGGGTGCTGACCCAAAGCAGTTGGAGAGGACTGGTACTGTTAGAGAAATAGGCTCACAGGCTGTTTGGTCTCTTTCATCTTGTAAGCCAG gatTTGGAGTGGATCAGTTACGAGACGATAatctagaaacttactggcagTCAGATGGTTCACAGCCTCATTTGGTGAACATCCAATTTAG aagaaaaacaacagtgAAGACATTATGTATTTATGCAGACTACAAATCTGATGAAAGCTACACTCCAAGCAAAATCTCTGTCAGAGTAGGAAATAACTTCCATAATCTCCAGGAAATCCGG TGTCCAGTGGTTGTGATGAAGAGGCTGGACTTAGGTGTTTTCTGA
- the ANAPC10 gene encoding anaphase-promoting complex subunit 10 isoform X1, with translation MTTPNKTPPGADPKQLERTGTVREIGSQAVWSLSSCKPGFGVDQLRDDNLETYWQSDGSQPHLVNIQFRRKTTVKTLCIYADYKSDESYTPSKISVRVGNNFHNLQEIRQLELVEPSGWIHVPLTDTHKKPIRTFMIQIAVLANHQNGRDTHMRQIKVYTPVEESSIGKFPRCTTIDFMMYRTIR, from the exons ATGACTACCCCAAACAAGACACCACCGGGTGCTGACCCAAAGCAGTTGGAGAGGACTGGTACTGTTAGAGAAATAGGCTCACAGGCTGTTTGGTCTCTTTCATCTTGTAAGCCAG gatTTGGAGTGGATCAGTTACGAGACGATAatctagaaacttactggcagTCAGATGGTTCACAGCCTCATTTGGTGAACATCCAATTTAG aagaaaaacaacagtgAAGACATTATGTATTTATGCAGACTACAAATCTGATGAAAGCTACACTCCAAGCAAAATCTCTGTCAGAGTAGGAAATAACTTCCATAATCTCCAGGAAATCCGG CAACTTGAATTAGTGGAACCGAGTGGCTGGATTCATGTTCCTTTAACAGATACTCACAAGAAGCCTATTCGCACGTTCATGATTCAGATTGCTGTTCTAGCTAATCACCAAAATGGAAGAGACACTCACATGAGACAAATCAAAGTGTACACCccggtggaagagagctctattGGGAAGTTTCCTAGATGTACAACAATTGATTTCATGATGTATCGCACCATAAGATGA